In Candidatus Sulfurimonas marisnigri, a single genomic region encodes these proteins:
- the upp gene encoding uracil phosphoribosyltransferase: MIFELSNPVTKTLVTHLRDQRRDAIRFRHTIAEIAKQLVYEALKEFPLIEKEITPWQGEGKFSGIDEDNIVVVTVLRAGMPMLDSVMELLPEAHAGFLAMKRDETTHESVLYYDRLPDCKGKNILLVDPMVATGGSIRDAIELLKSREPLKIITLNIIGSPEGLKAVSSAYPEVDIYIAQIDEKLNSDKYIIPGLGDAGDRSYNTLE; the protein is encoded by the coding sequence GTGATATTTGAATTATCCAATCCCGTTACAAAAACTTTAGTTACACACTTAAGAGATCAAAGAAGAGATGCTATTCGTTTTAGACATACTATAGCAGAGATTGCAAAGCAACTTGTTTATGAAGCGTTAAAAGAGTTTCCTTTAATAGAAAAAGAGATAACTCCATGGCAGGGCGAGGGTAAGTTTAGCGGTATTGATGAAGATAATATAGTAGTTGTTACAGTTTTAAGAGCTGGGATGCCTATGTTAGACAGCGTTATGGAACTACTACCTGAAGCTCACGCAGGCTTCTTGGCAATGAAAAGAGATGAGACTACACACGAAAGTGTTCTTTACTATGACAGGCTACCTGATTGTAAAGGTAAGAACATTCTTTTAGTTGACCCTATGGTTGCTACAGGCGGTTCTATAAGAGATGCAATAGAGCTTCTCAAAAGCAGAGAGCCTCTAAAAATTATAACACTCAATATAATAGGTTCACCAGAGGGTTTAAAAGCAGTCAGCTCAGCCTACCCTGAAGTTGATATTTACATTGCACAGATAGATGAAAAACTAAATAGTGATAAATACATTATTCCAGGTCTAGGCGATGCTGGTGACCGTTCGTACAATACTCTAGAGTAA
- a CDS encoding class I SAM-dependent methyltransferase: MTIDLKGKTSSEILKYFEMLYVEDSEVIDVEVLESDIESIGYKAFVDLAQIFFMKMLTPFQKENDTIVLKFQKLNQKNSFHKAQTSSEKYGVESQFFSVDKTKQFTFLYHYQQALQFINIDSKKRVLNLGVNKGDEFKVIKDMLTCNEFESKEFIGIDYSASAIAYASQEFAQDTNVTFACQDINKLQASDLGRFDLIISIGTLQSSNIEFNATFMSLYQNHLEKDGSIILGFPNCRWIDGEMVYGAKAPNYSFNEMSLVLKDIHFCKKYLQQKKYRVTITGKDYLFLTARKIV; encoded by the coding sequence ATGACAATTGATTTAAAAGGGAAAACCTCATCAGAGATACTTAAGTATTTTGAGATGCTATATGTAGAAGATAGTGAAGTTATAGATGTAGAAGTTTTAGAGTCTGATATTGAATCAATTGGATATAAAGCTTTTGTAGATTTGGCACAAATATTTTTTATGAAAATGCTTACTCCATTTCAAAAAGAAAATGATACTATTGTCTTGAAGTTTCAAAAATTAAATCAAAAAAACTCCTTTCATAAAGCACAAACAAGTAGTGAAAAATACGGCGTAGAGAGTCAGTTTTTTAGTGTTGATAAAACAAAACAGTTTACTTTTTTATACCACTATCAACAAGCACTTCAATTTATAAACATAGATAGTAAAAAGAGAGTTCTGAACCTTGGTGTAAACAAAGGCGATGAGTTTAAAGTTATAAAAGATATGCTTACATGTAACGAGTTTGAGAGTAAAGAATTTATTGGCATAGATTACTCTGCTTCTGCCATAGCGTACGCTTCACAAGAGTTCGCACAAGATACTAATGTAACATTCGCATGTCAAGATATAAATAAACTCCAAGCGTCTGACTTGGGTAGATTCGATTTAATAATCTCCATAGGGACACTGCAAAGTTCAAATATAGAATTTAACGCTACATTTATGTCTCTGTATCAAAACCACTTAGAAAAAGATGGCTCTATAATACTTGGATTTCCAAACTGCAGATGGATTGACGGTGAGATGGTTTATGGGGCGAAAGCACCAAACTATAGCTTTAATGAGATGAGTTTAGTTTTAAAAGACATTCACTTTTGTAAGAAGTATTTACAACAAAAAAAGTATAGAGTAACGATTACTGGTAAAGATTATCTATTTTTGACTGCAAGAAAGATAGTTTAG
- the purE gene encoding 5-(carboxyamino)imidazole ribonucleotide mutase, with product MKFVSIVMGSKSDYEVMKSCSQTLETFGVKFEMIVSSAHRSPARTAEYVQSAENKGAQVFIAAAGMAAHLAGVLSSKTVKPIIGVPMSASALGGIDALLSTVQMPAGMPVATVAIGKAGAINSAYLAMQILALNDEELAAKLKEDRVTKAKNVEKDSLEIETIIAI from the coding sequence ATGAAATTTGTATCAATTGTAATGGGTTCTAAAAGTGATTATGAGGTAATGAAGTCGTGTTCACAAACACTAGAGACTTTTGGCGTTAAATTTGAGATGATTGTATCTTCTGCTCACCGCTCACCAGCAAGAACTGCGGAGTATGTTCAGAGTGCAGAGAACAAAGGTGCACAAGTTTTTATAGCTGCAGCAGGAATGGCTGCACACTTAGCTGGTGTTTTGTCTTCAAAAACAGTTAAGCCGATTATAGGTGTACCGATGAGCGCTTCTGCACTAGGTGGAATAGATGCTCTTCTCTCAACGGTTCAAATGCCAGCTGGAATGCCAGTTGCCACAGTTGCAATAGGAAAAGCTGGGGCTATCAACTCTGCTTATTTAGCTATGCAAATACTTGCACTAAATGATGAAGAGTTAGCTGCAAAATTAAAAGAAGACCGTGTAACAAAAGCTAAAAATGTTGAAAAAGATTCTTTAGAAATAGAGACAATCATAGCCATATAG
- a CDS encoding carbonic anhydrase, translating into MNNFGLIQGNELFQKSYFKAHEKEFLSLAKKGQHPKALYIGCSDSRVVPDLMISSTPGDLFVVRNVGNFVAPYQPDEDFHSTASAIEYAVSILKVKNIIVCGHTHCGAIAAIHNKSSSNDPELVHTHTWLTLGESAKEQALLALGSKADKEVLYRLTEKLSVISQLENLLTYPSVSKRVDSGEIAIHGWVYDIESGEIEYYDPENSQFFPISSLKVEE; encoded by the coding sequence ATGAATAATTTTGGCCTTATCCAAGGAAATGAACTGTTTCAAAAGAGTTATTTTAAGGCTCATGAAAAAGAGTTTCTCTCTTTGGCTAAAAAAGGTCAGCATCCAAAAGCTTTATATATAGGCTGTTCTGACTCTAGAGTTGTACCAGATCTAATGATAAGTAGTACTCCGGGTGATTTATTTGTTGTTAGAAATGTTGGTAACTTTGTAGCTCCATATCAACCAGATGAAGATTTCCACTCTACTGCCTCAGCCATAGAGTATGCAGTAAGTATTTTGAAAGTAAAAAATATTATAGTTTGTGGACATACACATTGTGGAGCAATTGCAGCAATTCATAATAAAAGTTCTTCAAATGACCCAGAACTTGTTCATACACATACATGGCTTACTCTTGGTGAGAGTGCAAAAGAACAGGCTCTTTTAGCCTTAGGTTCAAAAGCTGATAAAGAGGTTCTTTATCGTCTCACAGAAAAACTTTCAGTAATCTCTCAATTGGAAAACCTTTTAACATACCCATCTGTAAGCAAAAGGGTGGATAGCGGTGAGATAGCTATCCATGGCTGGGTTTACGATATAGAGAGTGGTGAGATAGAGTATTATGACCCAGAGAACTCACAGTTCTTTCCAATCAGTTCACTAAAAGTTGAAGAGTAG
- the asnB gene encoding asparagine synthase (glutamine-hydrolyzing) — translation MCGIFGIIGEYEEEKARKALSSLTHRGPDFCGITQSKNLFFAHHRLSIIDAHSHSNQPLHVKNILLSFNGEIYNFKELKQELTCEFEFKTQSDSEVIIAAYLKWGVEFVNHLRGMFAIALLDDDTLYLFRDRLGKKPLFYLDGKSFIFASEIKALTPFLSNIEMDDDALMSYLSFLAPTPPFTFFKGIKKLAAGEYLTFKDSHAEVKRYFDLMDNKPNVIANKDEAVYMLENLLQESIDIRLSSDVPIASLLSGGIDSATINAYALKNGVSLQTYTLGYKEFAKYDERVNAKESAEFLGLKNQDIEISQDDFIGASDKVLDTLDEPLNDPASVPLYLLFEKIKRDGYKVVLSGEGSDELFLGYRQYFEYLDIESLSKLNNKNWLKKYFRSNFSKNREWEHYKRIFDETLLFRTSGENFTDLQKNELMKRNVKDNQSLKYLKSYRDRFEKSLHADESIWYSYIDLNLFQAEHFLTKLDRVSMAHSIESRTPFLDHKLASAIFSIDPKLRYEDGVTKALLKKISKPHLNEKILSRKKKGFSNPYMEYLINSKKIELIHEVNKQSGLFKKDKLDEYIKGSNSGNFKQHIWGLYVLSVWIKKWLL, via the coding sequence ATGTGTGGAATTTTTGGAATCATAGGAGAATACGAGGAAGAAAAAGCAAGAAAGGCACTCTCTTCGCTAACTCATAGAGGTCCTGATTTTTGCGGAATCACACAAAGTAAAAATCTTTTTTTTGCTCATCATCGCCTAAGTATAATCGACGCTCACTCCCATTCAAACCAACCTCTACATGTAAAGAATATTTTGCTATCTTTTAATGGAGAGATATATAATTTCAAAGAGCTAAAACAAGAGCTAACGTGTGAGTTTGAATTTAAAACACAAAGTGATAGTGAGGTTATAATAGCCGCCTATCTGAAGTGGGGGGTAGAGTTTGTAAATCATCTAAGAGGTATGTTTGCAATAGCTCTTTTGGACGATGACACACTTTATCTTTTTCGTGACAGACTTGGTAAAAAACCTCTCTTTTATCTCGATGGTAAAAGCTTTATATTCGCCTCTGAAATCAAAGCGCTTACACCGTTTTTAAGCAATATAGAGATGGATGATGATGCCCTTATGAGCTACTTGTCTTTTTTAGCTCCGACACCTCCCTTTACTTTTTTCAAAGGGATTAAAAAACTCGCTGCCGGGGAGTATCTCACTTTTAAAGATTCACATGCAGAGGTGAAAAGATACTTTGACCTGATGGATAACAAACCAAACGTTATAGCTAACAAAGACGAAGCCGTTTATATGTTAGAAAACTTACTTCAAGAGTCTATAGACATAAGACTAAGTTCCGATGTCCCTATAGCTTCACTGCTATCGGGTGGAATAGACAGTGCAACTATAAATGCTTATGCTCTTAAAAATGGTGTTAGTCTGCAAACTTATACTCTTGGCTACAAAGAGTTTGCAAAGTATGACGAAAGAGTTAATGCCAAAGAGTCTGCAGAGTTTTTGGGACTTAAAAATCAAGATATAGAGATATCACAAGATGATTTCATAGGTGCAAGTGACAAAGTTTTAGATACCTTGGATGAACCGCTAAATGACCCTGCATCAGTCCCACTTTATCTACTGTTTGAAAAAATAAAAAGAGATGGGTATAAAGTAGTTTTGAGCGGTGAGGGTAGTGACGAATTATTTTTAGGATATAGACAATATTTTGAGTATTTAGATATAGAGAGTTTATCCAAACTAAACAACAAAAATTGGCTGAAAAAATACTTCCGCTCGAACTTCTCTAAGAATAGAGAGTGGGAGCACTATAAGCGGATTTTTGATGAGACCCTTCTCTTTAGAACTTCAGGAGAGAACTTTACAGACCTTCAAAAAAATGAGCTTATGAAGAGAAATGTAAAAGACAACCAATCATTAAAATACCTCAAAAGCTATAGAGATAGATTTGAAAAATCTCTACATGCAGATGAGAGTATTTGGTATAGCTATATTGATTTAAACCTTTTTCAAGCAGAGCATTTTTTAACAAAACTAGACCGAGTAAGTATGGCTCACTCCATAGAGTCCCGCACACCTTTTTTGGACCATAAGCTCGCTTCTGCTATTTTTAGTATTGACCCAAAACTTCGGTATGAGGATGGAGTTACAAAGGCTCTTCTTAAGAAAATTTCCAAACCGCACTTGAATGAAAAAATACTGTCAAGAAAGAAAAAAGGATTCTCAAATCCATATATGGAGTACCTTATAAATAGCAAAAAAATAGAGTTGATTCATGAGGTAAATAAGCAAAGTGGGCTCTTTAAAAAAGATAAACTTGATGAATATATAAAAGGTTCAAACAGTGGAAATTTCAAACAGCACATTTGGGGTCTTTATGTGCTTAGTGTTTGGATAAAAAAGTGGTTATTGTAA
- a CDS encoding class I SAM-dependent methyltransferase, whose product MNSFNKNFYTSAIQKYGITAKGVNWLSKGTQTLRFDVILDMLPNDLSSYSIADAGCGFGDFYLYAQKNSKEPKEYIGIDSLIDMYEISSERTGCEIILADICRDSLPSADYYICSGAMNTLKLFESHLFIQNCFSACRYGFIFNVLHGDKKSETYNYVTTEQIEDIANNLNVDKVILRDDYFKNDITVTFLKARD is encoded by the coding sequence TTGAACTCATTTAATAAAAATTTTTATACTTCTGCCATACAAAAATACGGCATAACAGCCAAAGGTGTAAACTGGTTATCCAAAGGGACTCAAACGCTTAGATTTGATGTTATACTTGATATGCTCCCTAATGATTTATCTTCCTACTCTATCGCTGATGCCGGCTGTGGATTTGGTGATTTTTACCTCTATGCTCAAAAAAATTCTAAAGAGCCTAAAGAGTATATTGGGATAGATTCACTTATTGACATGTACGAAATATCTTCAGAGCGTACTGGCTGTGAAATAATACTGGCTGATATTTGCAGAGATTCTCTTCCATCAGCAGACTATTACATATGCAGCGGTGCTATGAATACACTAAAACTATTTGAATCACATCTATTTATTCAAAACTGTTTCTCCGCATGTAGATATGGGTTTATATTTAATGTACTTCACGGGGATAAAAAAAGTGAAACATACAATTATGTTACAACTGAGCAGATTGAAGATATTGCCAATAACTTAAATGTTGATAAAGTAATACTTAGAGATGATTACTTTAAAAATGACATAACTGTCACATTTTTAAAGGCTCGTGACTAA
- the mgtE gene encoding magnesium transporter, whose protein sequence is MNKLQEYLNSYELSEIHPSDIARILKQLDDSEFADALKLVPKDLLGDVALALPDRYFDDVVGNLSVDELRHAVTELESDDQVDFMHELGELDEDKALEVFKTLDEEDKQEITRLQTYDEDEAGAYMQLEVFTAAKDEVVHDVIKRFGELRKAKTIENVQNLFIVSSDKKLRFTVGLDDLLVFDFDKTLLENIEQSEDSFEPKKAEDRESIKDVVHYFEEYDLSVMPVVNAYGILLGRITSDDIYDIINEHATEQMYNLAGVDDEAEEDDEVFKAGKKRASWLSLNLFTAIFASLVIGLFADTLESMVALAVLMPIVASMGGNAGTQSLTVVVRQLALGDISQGDAMRIIKKEVTIALMNGILFAIIMGIVAAIWFDMKMLGVVIALSMIINLLMAGFFGAAIPLFLKKMDIDPAIGSTVILTTVTDVVGFFSFLALATVILF, encoded by the coding sequence ATGAATAAACTACAAGAGTACCTAAATTCTTATGAACTTAGCGAGATTCACCCCTCGGATATAGCAAGAATACTTAAGCAGCTAGATGATAGTGAGTTTGCTGATGCCTTAAAACTTGTACCTAAAGATTTACTAGGGGATGTTGCTCTTGCACTCCCTGACAGATATTTTGATGACGTAGTAGGCAACCTTAGTGTAGATGAGTTAAGACATGCTGTAACTGAGCTTGAGTCAGATGATCAAGTTGACTTTATGCATGAACTTGGAGAGCTTGATGAAGATAAAGCTTTAGAAGTTTTTAAAACACTTGATGAGGAAGATAAACAAGAGATTACAAGGCTTCAAACCTATGATGAGGATGAAGCTGGTGCTTACATGCAGCTTGAAGTCTTCACAGCAGCTAAAGATGAAGTTGTTCATGATGTAATTAAGAGGTTTGGTGAACTTAGAAAAGCTAAGACTATTGAGAATGTTCAAAACCTTTTTATTGTCTCAAGTGATAAAAAACTTCGTTTTACGGTTGGGCTAGATGACCTTCTTGTATTTGATTTTGATAAAACATTATTAGAAAATATTGAGCAGAGTGAAGATAGCTTTGAGCCTAAAAAAGCAGAAGATAGAGAGAGTATTAAAGATGTAGTACACTATTTTGAAGAGTATGACCTCTCTGTAATGCCAGTTGTTAATGCCTATGGTATTTTGCTTGGTCGTATAACTTCGGATGACATTTATGATATTATTAATGAACACGCAACAGAACAGATGTATAATCTCGCCGGTGTGGATGATGAAGCAGAAGAGGATGATGAGGTTTTCAAAGCTGGAAAAAAGAGAGCTTCTTGGCTAAGTTTAAACCTGTTTACTGCAATTTTTGCCTCTTTAGTTATTGGTCTTTTTGCCGATACATTGGAGAGTATGGTAGCACTTGCAGTGCTTATGCCAATTGTCGCTTCAATGGGCGGTAATGCAGGAACTCAAAGTCTAACAGTTGTAGTTAGACAGTTGGCACTTGGAGATATTTCTCAGGGTGATGCGATGCGTATTATAAAAAAAGAAGTTACGATTGCATTAATGAATGGAATCTTATTTGCTATAATTATGGGAATAGTAGCAGCTATCTGGTTTGATATGAAAATGCTTGGTGTGGTAATTGCACTTAGTATGATTATAAATCTTCTGATGGCTGGTTTTTTTGGTGCGGCGATACCACTCTTTTTAAAGAAGATGGACATTGACCCAGCAATTGGAAGTACTGTAATCTTAACAACAGTAACGGACGTTGTAGGCTTTTTTAGCTTTTTGGCACTAGCCACTGTTATATTATTTTAA
- a CDS encoding CNNM domain-containing protein: MDLLILFFVLSVGISFLCSILEAVLLSVNMSYVSVLEQERPSVGKLLRHHKKNINKSIAAILILNTIAHTLGAAAVGAQAAALFGNDAVVIISIIMTFAILFLSEIIPKTIGAVYWKQLAPAAAQFIRFFIWITYPIILTTLFVTNRISKGNEFANSLTKEELLHSMLLSEDDGVIDEKESDFIENILNFNKIKVKEVLTPRSVVFALEENMSIKEVIDTQSDIFKFSRIPVYRGSLENVTGIVLTKKIFRQALEDDAVSVGSIQKDIFTINENIPVSKALDLFITKKDHMFLVVDSYHQTDGIITLEDCIETILGVEIVDESDSIDDMRELAKMQMKLKRKDIESRNCEVKENPL, encoded by the coding sequence ATGGATTTATTAATTCTATTTTTCGTTTTGTCGGTCGGTATTTCGTTTTTGTGTTCAATTTTAGAAGCGGTGCTTCTATCAGTAAATATGTCATATGTCTCGGTTTTGGAACAAGAGAGACCATCAGTCGGAAAACTCTTAAGACACCATAAAAAAAATATAAATAAATCTATAGCCGCTATTTTAATCTTAAATACTATCGCACATACCTTGGGAGCTGCCGCTGTTGGAGCACAAGCTGCTGCTTTGTTTGGGAATGATGCTGTTGTGATTATCTCAATTATTATGACCTTTGCTATTCTTTTTCTTTCAGAAATTATTCCTAAAACAATCGGTGCAGTATATTGGAAGCAATTAGCCCCTGCGGCAGCTCAATTCATTAGATTTTTTATCTGGATAACTTATCCTATTATTTTAACAACACTTTTTGTAACCAACAGAATCTCAAAGGGCAATGAATTTGCAAATAGTTTAACTAAAGAGGAACTGCTCCACAGTATGCTTCTTAGCGAAGATGATGGTGTTATTGATGAAAAAGAGTCCGACTTTATAGAGAACATACTAAACTTCAATAAGATAAAAGTAAAAGAGGTTTTAACACCTAGAAGTGTTGTCTTTGCACTTGAAGAAAATATGAGCATAAAAGAGGTTATTGATACGCAAAGTGATATTTTTAAATTCTCCCGCATACCGGTTTACAGAGGCTCTTTAGAGAATGTAACAGGTATAGTTTTAACAAAAAAAATATTCAGACAAGCATTAGAAGATGATGCTGTAAGTGTAGGTTCTATCCAAAAAGATATTTTTACTATTAATGAAAATATTCCAGTTAGTAAGGCACTTGACCTATTTATAACTAAAAAAGACCATATGTTCTTGGTTGTAGACAGCTACCATCAAACAGATGGAATTATAACACTCGAAGATTGTATAGAGACTATATTAGGTGTTGAGATAGTAGATGAGAGTGACTCTATTGATGATATGCGTGAGCTTGCGAAGATGCAAATGAAACTAAAGAGAAAAGATATTGAAAGTAGAAACTGCGAAGTGAAAGAGAATCCACTCTAA
- a CDS encoding NAD(P)/FAD-dependent oxidoreductase, with translation MKNALILGGGFAGLEAAIYLRKANYKVTLVSDRDYFYIYPTSIWIPTRESEFSDVCVDMNELKNAHGFELIIDSVSKIDAKNNTVTLKSGTVLSDYDHLVIGIGASKMKHKGIENTLSICGAPEQSLMIRAKIDELIQKGSGKICFGFGGNPKDTSAVRGGPGFELLFNVHNLLKKKGIRDKFELTFFAPMPEPGKRMGPKALKMMNKFFNMLDINQHFGKKIKMFEKDGIIFEDDSKLESDFTMFIPAGDGHEVAKLSDLPLNEAGFIKTDDYSNVIFKDPAMPTNIYAIGDSVALEGYEWRAKQGHIAEVMAKNVAHNIQEKDNNNTNFKGYHEHLNILCIMDSGDGASFIYRDEKRAFMIPLPVIGHWLKKAWGSYCRYSKLGKIPRIPGM, from the coding sequence ATGAAAAATGCACTTATCCTTGGTGGCGGTTTTGCTGGCCTAGAGGCTGCAATATATTTACGAAAAGCAAACTACAAAGTTACTTTAGTTAGCGATAGAGACTACTTTTATATATATCCTACATCAATCTGGATTCCAACTAGAGAGTCTGAATTTAGTGATGTTTGTGTAGATATGAATGAGTTAAAAAATGCTCATGGATTTGAGCTTATCATTGACTCAGTTTCTAAAATAGACGCAAAAAACAATACAGTAACGCTCAAAAGCGGAACTGTATTAAGTGATTATGATCACTTAGTTATTGGAATTGGCGCATCTAAAATGAAACATAAGGGGATTGAGAATACACTCTCAATTTGCGGTGCTCCAGAGCAGTCACTTATGATACGTGCTAAAATAGATGAGCTTATACAAAAAGGTAGTGGTAAAATCTGCTTTGGTTTTGGCGGGAACCCTAAAGATACATCTGCTGTTCGTGGTGGTCCCGGCTTTGAGTTGCTTTTTAATGTGCACAATCTTTTAAAGAAAAAAGGGATTAGAGACAAATTCGAGTTAACATTTTTTGCACCAATGCCTGAGCCTGGAAAAAGAATGGGTCCCAAAGCACTGAAGATGATGAATAAGTTTTTTAACATGTTAGATATTAACCAACACTTTGGAAAAAAAATAAAAATGTTTGAAAAAGACGGTATTATTTTTGAAGATGACTCTAAACTAGAATCAGATTTTACCATGTTTATTCCGGCGGGTGACGGACATGAAGTTGCAAAATTGTCTGACCTTCCCCTTAATGAAGCTGGATTTATAAAAACAGATGATTACTCCAATGTGATTTTTAAAGACCCTGCAATGCCTACTAACATATATGCAATAGGAGATTCAGTCGCACTTGAAGGCTATGAGTGGAGAGCAAAACAAGGTCATATTGCTGAAGTTATGGCTAAAAATGTTGCCCATAATATTCAAGAAAAAGACAACAATAACACAAACTTCAAAGGTTACCATGAACATCTAAACATCCTTTGTATTATGGACAGTGGAGATGGTGCTTCATTTATCTACAGAGATGAAAAAAGAGCTTTTATGATTCCGCTGCCTGTGATTGGTCATTGGCTTAAAAAAGCATGGGGCAGCTACTGCAGATACTCTAAGCTTGGCAAAATTCCAAGAATTCCTGGAATGTAG
- a CDS encoding DMT family transporter, whose product MKNINFTYLLVLSMLLWGGGWSALKILTYDLSIEVIIFWRFFIMSLSFIPILYFIKKPIILNKSTLTYIVGSSTLNIAFMVSSFLGIKYGLAGAGGVIITTMSPIMTSLLVLIIFKSKLNNRQYFGLFLGLIGGVIMLELGSLSQFLNGSNIYFLLCAIIWAGVTVLSQHSQRNIHPVHYSFFISIVATVVTFLYAFNSDLMSVFNQGSKFWIALIYLAVLGQSVATTIFFTASGKLGSEKTSSFMFLVPLFALLIAWVVLDEEIQTHIIIGGALSLFAVYFINKKVIN is encoded by the coding sequence ATGAAAAATATAAATTTCACCTATTTATTGGTATTATCTATGCTCCTATGGGGTGGCGGATGGAGCGCCCTTAAAATTTTAACTTATGATTTATCAATTGAAGTAATTATATTTTGGAGATTTTTTATTATGAGTCTCTCTTTTATTCCAATACTTTATTTCATTAAAAAACCAATAATACTAAACAAATCAACGCTAACATATATAGTTGGAAGCTCAACTCTAAATATAGCCTTTATGGTCTCATCATTTTTAGGTATTAAATATGGTTTAGCTGGAGCGGGTGGCGTAATAATCACTACAATGAGTCCAATTATGACCTCTCTTTTAGTTTTAATAATATTCAAAAGTAAACTTAACAACAGACAGTACTTTGGACTTTTTTTAGGCCTAATCGGCGGAGTAATAATGTTAGAGTTAGGTAGTTTAAGCCAATTTTTAAATGGTTCAAATATCTACTTTTTACTCTGTGCAATAATTTGGGCCGGAGTGACAGTTCTCTCACAGCACTCACAAAGAAATATACACCCTGTACACTATAGTTTTTTTATCTCTATTGTTGCTACAGTAGTGACATTTTTGTACGCTTTTAATAGCGATTTAATGTCTGTTTTTAATCAAGGTAGTAAGTTTTGGATAGCTCTTATTTACTTGGCTGTTCTTGGACAGAGCGTTGCTACAACCATATTTTTTACAGCATCCGGTAAACTTGGTAGTGAAAAAACAAGCTCTTTTATGTTCCTTGTTCCTCTTTTTGCCCTTTTAATTGCCTGGGTTGTGCTCGATGAGGAGATTCAAACACATATAATTATAGGGGGAGCACTTAGTTTGTTTGCTGTATATTTTATAAATAAAAAAGTGATTAATTAG